GGCCACATAATCGAGTTCATCAGGCCGCAGAGCACAATCAGCCACAAGGCCGTTTCGCCCTGGGTGGCAATGGAGGCCAGCACGAAGGCCACGGCCGCGGCACACACGGCCACGAGGGCTTTGCGGTCGTTGATGCGGGTGAGCAGCGGAATGCCCACCACCCGGCCTACCAACGAGCCAAACCAATACGAAGCCACCATTACGGCCCCAACAGCTTTGGTAAAGCCGGCCGTGGTGTCGATGGGGGCCGGCGGCTGACCGAGCATTACGGCAATAAAGTTGGTGGCCACGTTAAGTCCGCGTACCAGGCTTTGGGTAAAGTCGCTCAGCTGCGTAATGCCTTGGGCCTCGCCGTACCGGATCAGGAACGAGCCAAGGCCGACTTCCACGCCCACGTACAGGAAGATGGCCACAACACCTAGGGCCAGGTGCGGAAAGTTGAGGGCTGAGCGGCGGCCGCTAGTAGCGGCCGTGTTATCGGCCGCGCTTGCGTCGTCGGCTTGCATGCCCTCAATTTCGGGGAGCTTCAGCATGAAGAAAACCCCGGCCAACAAGGTCAGAAACACCGCTAGGCCGATGTACGGAGCCTTAACAAGCGTTGCTTCTTCGGCCAGGCGTTGCGCTTCGGGCAGGGCTGCCAAGCGGGCTTTCAGCGCCACCGAGCCGCCAAACAACAACATGCCGCCCAGCAGCGGCGAAAGCGTACCGCCGAAGTTGTTGGCTACGCCCACAATGCTCACGCGGCTGGCGGCGCGGCTAGCCGGGCCCAGCACCGATACGTAGGGGTTGGCTGCTACTTGCAGCAGCGTAACACCCGCGCCCAACACGCTCAGGCCCAGCAAAAACACGCCAAAGGTGCGCGTGTTGGCGGCCGGCACAAACAGCAGTGCCCCGGCGGCCATTACCAGCAGGCCTACCACAATGCCGCGCTTGTAGCCCAGGCGCTCCAGCACCCGGCCTGCCGGCAGCGACATCAGAAAGTAAGCCCCAAAAAACGCGAACTGCACCAACGACGACTGCAAATCCGTGAGCTGGCACACGTCCTTGAGGTAGGGCATCAGCACGTCGTTGAAGTTCGTGACGGCCCCGAACAGGAAGAACAGCGACGTCATGGCCGCCATGGGCAGGGCGTAGCTGCGCGCCGTGGCCGGGCCGGTGGTGGGTGGGGGAGTAGCCTGCGAAACGGGAGTCGCCATGGATAGTAGGAAGCTGACGGGAAAGGAGGCGTTAAAGATAGAAAAAGCCGCGCGCGGGGCCGCGCCGCCCGGCTTGCTTACAGCGGGTACTTTTGGCGCAGTTGCTTGTAGCCGGGGTACTCCGTCAGGTCCGTTATCGATTCGAACATGCTGATGAGCGTGCGCACGAGCTCGGGGTCGGTGGTGCGCATGGCGCGGGGCTCCGTTACGCTCTCCAGGTTGTACTGACCTAGGAACGTGACCATGGCCCGGTAAGGGTTAGCGGCCTTGCTATCGACGCACAAAAAAAGCTGCAGCGGCAAGGTGAGCAAGGTTAGGCAAGGCGGCACTTTGGCCTGCTTCTGATCGTCGTGCTCAGCAAACAGCTCAAACGATTCCCGGATTTGCCGCAGCGTGGTGAGGTGCAGGTTTACGTGCTCCAGCCAGGTGGCCTCGGTAAGCGGCTCGTTGCCCCGGAACTGCATCCACAGACCTAGGATATAGTGGTAGTAGAGCATATTCGACGAAGGCGGCGGGTAGTGCTTCTGGGCTTCGTCGACGGCCAGGGTGGCCAGGTAAAACTCGCGCGTGTCGTGCGAGCGGAGCAGCAGCTGTTCGTGAATCTGGCCCGTGAGGCCGCGCATTTCGCCCTGGTTGAGCGGCGGCACGTGGTATTTCGCATAAAAGGTGCCGATGGAGGCCGTGGGCACCATCACGCCCAGGAACTCGGCCCCCGCCGACTCAGCCAGAAAATCCCGGATTTCCTTCTGGATGTTGGTAAAGCCCTTGAACAGCTCGCGCGTAGAGTCGGAAATGGTGGTTACGGCCATCCTGATTTGCTCCTCAGCCTGGTTGCTGCTGGCCACCAGGCGGCGCGTTTCGTCGGCCATCTGGTGCATCTGCACCAAGGTTTCGTCGGTTTTGCGCGAGGCCGCATCGGCTGCCAGCCAGCTCTGGAAAGCCACAAACAAGCCCAGAAACGATGCCACGCTGCCAATAATGGAATACTCCACCCCGAGGCTCCGCGCGAATACCACCCCCGCCACGGTAAGCACCACAAAGAGCACCAGGTAAAACAGCCGGCTTTTGTTTGGGTCGAAAAAGAAGGGCTTCTGCATATCGGCAGATAATATAGCCTGCCAGGCTACCGATTATCCCCTAGGTCCAGAACTTTCTGGGGGCGTGTGTACCACCAGGCCCAGGCCACCAGCACGCCCTGCAGCGGCAGGCGCGCCCACAGCATCCATTGCGGCAGGCCCAGGCCGCCGCCGGGCAGGCGGGCCATGTAAATGTTGGCCGGAAACACCGCCACCAGCAGCGCCACCAGCCCCCAGGCCGCCGACCGCCTGGTGGCCCGCGGCAGCAGCAGCAAACCCAACCCAATTTCGGCCGCGCCGCTGATGGCCACCAGCGCCTCCGGGGCGGGCAGCTGCGGCGGCACGATGCGCTCGAAAGGCCGGGGTTTGGCAAAATGGAAGATGCCCGCAGTAACAAACAGGGCCGATAAGCCCAGCAGGCCCAGGCGCTGGAGGCGGGAGGTAGGAGGTAGGCTCATGGAAGTTGCGGAAAAACCAGCTCGGCCGGTGTGGCAGAAACCCTGTTGCTTACGCACGTTTTTAGTTTTTTGATAGTTTTATTAGCCTGGAACTACCGCCAAACAGCCGTATTTTTACCGAATGTTATTTGCTACCGAACCCCTCGCACCTTCGCTCGATTCGGCGCGCCGCGTACTGAAGCAGTACTACGGCTACGACTCGTTCCGGCCCATGCAGCAGGACATCATCAAGTCCATCTTGGGTGGGCGCGATACCGTTGTGCTCATGCCCACGGGCGGGGGCAAATCGGTGTGCTTTCAGGTGCCGGCCATGGTGCAGGAGGGCGTGTGCGTGGTGGTGTCGCCGCTGATTGCCCTGATGAAAGACCAGGTGGAGGCCCTGAAAGCCAACGGTATTACGGCCGCCTGCATCAACAGCAGCATTGGGCAAGCCGAGCAGAACAGCATCGGCAAAGCCTGCCACGCCGGCGCACTTAAGCTGCTGTACGTATCGCCCGAAAAGCTGCTGTCGGAAGGCTTTTTGTCGTTTCTGAAGCGCATTCGGGTAAGCATGTTTGCCATCGACGAAGCGCACTGCATTTCGTCGTGGGGCCACGACTTCCGGCCCGAGTACACCCAGCTGCGGGTGCTGCGCGAGCAGTTTCCCGATACGCCCATCATTGCCCTTACGGCCACGGCCGACCGCCTCACGCAGCGCGACATTCAGCAGCAACTGCGCCTGAACGACCCGCAGGTGTTCCTTTCGTCGTTCGATAGGCCCAACCTGTCGCTGAACGTGCGCCCGGGCCAGGACCGCGTAAACGGCATCATCAACTACGTGAAGCAGCGGCCCACCGAGCCGGGCATCGTGTATTGCCTCTCGCGCAAGCAGTGCGAAACCCTGGCCGGTAAGCTGAAGGAGAAAGGCTTCCGGGCGGGTTTCTACCACGCCGGCATGACGGACCGTTCGCGCTCCGAGGTGCAGGAGCAGTTCCTGCGCGACGACCTGCAGATTATTTGCGCCACGGTGGCCTTCGGCATGGGCATCGACAAGAGCAACGTGCGCTGGGTTATTCACTACAACCTGCCCAAAAACATCGAGGGCTACTACCAGGAAATCGGCCGGGCCGGCCGCGACGGTGCCCCCGCCGAGGCCGTGCTGTTCTACAGCTACGCCGACGTGGCCCAGCTGCGCGACATGATTACCAAGGACGCCGACCCGCGCCTGGCCCAGCTGAACACCACCAAGCTCGAGCGCATGCAGCAGTTTGCCGAGGCCGCCTCGTGCCGCCGCCGCATTTTGCTGGCGTACTTCGGCGAAGTGCTCGACAAAGACTGCGGCAACTGCGACATCTGCCGCAACCCGCCCGTTACCTTCGATGGTACCGAGCTGGCCCAGAAAGCCCTTTCGGCCGTGGCGCGCACCCGCGAGCAAGCCCCGCTCACGCTTATTGCCGACGTGCTCCTGGGCCGCCGCAACCAAGCGGTTATCAGCCGCGGCTACGACCAGATCAAGACCTTCGGGGCCGGCGCCAACCTTTCGTTTTTGGACTGGCAGAGTTACCTGCACCAGCTCCTCAACGACGGGCTGCTGTACATTGCCTACGAGCAAGGCTACGCCCTGAAGCTCACCGACCTGGGTTGGCAGGTGCTGAAGGGCGAGCGGAAGCAGCAGCTCAAGCAGTTTCAGCTGGCCGAAAAAGCGGAAAAAGCCCCCAAGGGCCGCGCCGCCAAAGCCGCGGCCGCCGGACCGCGCCTCGTGTCGGTTACCGACGACCTGTTCGACCGCCTGCGCCAGCTGCGCAAGCGCATTGCCGATCAGCAGGGCGTGCCGCCGTATGTGGTGTTTTCGGATACCACGCTGCAGGAAATGGCCATTGAGCGGCCGCGCACGCGCACGGCCATGTTGGCCATTTCGGGCGTGGGCATGAAGAAGTTCGAAACCTACGGCGAGCAGTTCATCCAGCTCATCAACGAACAGGCCGGTGCCCCCTCGCCCGACGACCTCCCCGACCTAGGCGACGAAGAAGTGCCCGCTGCCAAAAAGCGCCCCGCACCGGGCAGCACCTTTCTCGATTCGTGGAAGCTGCACCGCCAGGGCCTCAGCGTGGAGCAAGTTGCAGAGCAGCGGGGCCTCTCGCCCAGCACCGTGAAGTCGCACCTCGAAACGCTGTACGAAAAAGGCTACCAGCTGCGCACCGAGGAGTTCCTGACCATGGACGACTTCGCCCAAATCAAAATGGCCGTGCAGGAACTGGGGCCGGAGCTGCGCCTGCGCGACTTGTTCGACCACCTACGCGAGCGGTACGACTACTTCCAGCTGCGCATCGCCCTGATTTACGACAAGCGCATGCGCGGCGAGCTACCCTCGCAACCCGCCGAAGCCTAGGTGCCAGCTTAAGTTAGCGGAAGCGGCAGCTGCGGCTTTGGGTTACGGCAACGGCTGGAAAGCTTAAATAATTTGGTTGCATCACACCGAGGCCCCGCCAACCCTAGGTTGGCGGGGCCTCGGCCTGTTTCCCTAGGTCGTCGGGTTGCCCTTGGAGGTAGGGAGCAGAACAGTATGCTCAGGCTTCACTTTCAGGTAGCTATTCTGAAGCGAGCGACCGGGGCTGTCCGCAGCAGGCCCAGCAGCAAACAAGCGCGTTTAGATACCGTTGAGCCCCGGCAAGCCGAGCAACTCCGCGGCACGACGCGCTACGGTTTGCACACTCGCTACATCGGGCCCGGTGATGGTCAGATGGCCCATTTTGCGACCTAGGCGCGCCTCCGATTTGCCGTACAGGTTCAGGTGCGTGCCCGGCAGGCGCAGCACGGCTTGCCAATCCGGCTCACGCCGCTCGCCGTTGCTATCAAACCACACGTCACCTAGCAAGTTGAGCATGATGGCCGGGGAATGCTGACGCGGCCTGGGCAAGGGCAAGCCCGCCATGGCCCGAACCTGCAGGTCGAACTGCGACACGTCGCAGGCATCCAGGGTGTAGTGGCCGCTGTTGTGCGGGCGCGGGGCCATTTCGTTGACCACCAGGCCGCCGTGCGCGCTGCCGTCGTCCACCACGAAAAACTCGACGCACAGCACCCCCACGTAACCGAGGTGCTGCGCAATGGCCACTGACGCTTCGCGGGCCCGCTCGGCCAGGGCGTCGGGCAAAGCACCCTCGTAGGCGTGGGTCACGGCCAAAATGCCCGCCACGTGAACGTTGCGCTGCGGCGCGAAGCTGACGACCTGCCCGTCCCAGCCGCGTGCCACCAGCACCGAGCACTCGGCCCTGAGCGGCAGCATTTTTTCCAGCACGCAGGCCACGCTACCCAGCTCCGCCCAGGCGGCCGCCAACTCGGCGGCGGTGCTTACGCGCACCTGACCCTTGCCATCGTAGCCCATGCGGGCGGTTTTCAGGATACCGGGTAGCAGATCCGCCCGCTCATCCTGGACGGCCTGCAGCTGGGCCGGCGTTTCAATCGCGGCGTAGGGCGCGCAGCTTACCCCCGAAATAGCGGCGCAGGCCGCGAAGTGGGCTTTTTCCTCGATGCGGTTTTGGGCAATGCCCACCACCGCCGCGCCCGGTGCCACGGGGCGGGCTTGGGCCAGCGTTTGCAGAGCCTGGGCGGGCACGTTCTCAAACTCGGTGGTAATGGCTTGGCAAAGGTTGGTTAGCTGCGCCAGCCCGGCCGGGTCGTTGTAACCGGTTCGGATGTGGTGGTGGCTCACCAGGCCGGCGGGGCTTTGCGCGTCCGGGTCGAGCACGGCGGTAAGGTAACCCAGGCGTTGGGCGGCGTGCACAAACATGCGGCCCAACTGCCCGCCGCCCATTACCCCCAGGGTAGCCATTCGGCCCTTGGCACCTAGGCTGCCCGGCAAAATCGGGGTCATCGTCGCAACGTCGGCAGTGGCGCTCATAGGGGCAGTTCCATGGCGCGGGCGGCCGCGGTTTGTTCCGTGCGAAACGCCTGCAGCTTGGCCGCCAGGTCTGCGTTGTGCAGGGCCAGCATGCTCACGGCGAACAGGGCGGCGTTGGCGGCCCCGGCGTCGCCGATGGCAAACGTGGCCACCGGCACGCCCTTGGGCATTTGCACGATGCTGTGCAGCGAGTCGACGCCCTGCAGGTGGCGGCTGGCCACCGGTACGCCCAGCACGGGCACGGTGGTTTTGGCGGCCATCATGCCCGGCAAGTGGGCGGCGCCCCCGGCCCCGGCAATGATGGCCCGTAGGCCCCGCGGCCCGGCCTGTTCGGCGTAGGCAAAGAGGTCGTCGGGCATGCGGTGGGCCGACACCACGCGCGCTTCGTGGGCCACGCCAAACTGCGTGAGAATCTGCACGGCGTGCTGCATGGTGCTCCAGTCGCTGCTGGAGCCCATTACCACGCCCACCAGGGGCTTAGGAGCATTAGAAGGAGAAGAAGTACTCATCGAAATTATTTGGGCGTCAGGCTGCGCGAAGTCAAACCGGAGGAAGGCGCAAGCCAAGCATCTCTACCGCTTCGTTGGGGTTAGGCTTAACACAAATGCCTCTTCAGCTACTATTGCGAATTCTAATCCGGTAGAAGCATTTACTACACACTCGATATTGCCTCTGCACTCTCCGAACTCTAAATCGAGAATGACATTTTGAGAACTGAAAGAATCAAACTTCAATTCTTTAATGCCTATGAGTTGAAGTTCAACATCACAATGTTTTGTATGCCTGTGATTGTAGAAACCACTTTCATCTTTCTCCTTCGTTATTTCAAAGGCTGCTATTACAAAAGTGACTGAGTACCGCCCGGTTGGATGAGTTTCAAAAGTCACTTTGGTAATTTCAGAGTCAAGGAAATCCGGCCAATAACCAAAATGCCGGAAAACAACTTCATTGTTTATTATGCGGCGGATGGCTCTTATTTCGCTTTCCATCATATCAGCAGGTTGAACGAAGCAATAACGAAGCGGTAGAGATGCTTCGGCAAGCTCAGCATGACGTTCTTGTTTTACTCAATAACATTTGTTTTCTCAATAGACTCAACGGCCTCTTCGCGCTCCAGCAGAATTTCCGAACCCAGAATTACCATATCCACCCGGCCTTGCAGCGTTTGGTTGATGAAGGGTGTGTTCTGGGACTTGGATTTCATGAACTCTTTCGTGAAGGTCGTTTCTGCTTCGGTATCGAACAAAAGGCAATCGG
The sequence above is drawn from the Hymenobacter sp. YIM 151858-1 genome and encodes:
- a CDS encoding DoxX family protein, coding for MSLPPTSRLQRLGLLGLSALFVTAGIFHFAKPRPFERIVPPQLPAPEALVAISGAAEIGLGLLLLPRATRRSAAWGLVALLVAVFPANIYMARLPGGGLGLPQWMLWARLPLQGVLVAWAWWYTRPQKVLDLGDNR
- a CDS encoding sugar MFS transporter, producing MATPVSQATPPPTTGPATARSYALPMAAMTSLFFLFGAVTNFNDVLMPYLKDVCQLTDLQSSLVQFAFFGAYFLMSLPAGRVLERLGYKRGIVVGLLVMAAGALLFVPAANTRTFGVFLLGLSVLGAGVTLLQVAANPYVSVLGPASRAASRVSIVGVANNFGGTLSPLLGGMLLFGGSVALKARLAALPEAQRLAEEATLVKAPYIGLAVFLTLLAGVFFMLKLPEIEGMQADDASAADNTAATSGRRSALNFPHLALGVVAIFLYVGVEVGLGSFLIRYGEAQGITQLSDFTQSLVRGLNVATNFIAVMLGQPPAPIDTTAGFTKAVGAVMVASYWFGSLVGRVVGIPLLTRINDRKALVAVCAAAVAFVLASIATQGETALWLIVLCGLMNSIMWPVIFPLAIKGLGPFTKQGSSYLIMAIVGGAVVPLLMGLLATYGGGLRVAFLLPALCYAYLLYYSLSGYRVR
- a CDS encoding immunity 50 family protein, encoding MMESEIRAIRRIINNEVVFRHFGYWPDFLDSEITKVTFETHPTGRYSVTFVIAAFEITKEKDESGFYNHRHTKHCDVELQLIGIKELKFDSFSSQNVILDLEFGECRGNIECVVNASTGLEFAIVAEEAFVLSLTPTKR
- the purE gene encoding 5-(carboxyamino)imidazole ribonucleotide mutase — translated: MSTSSPSNAPKPLVGVVMGSSSDWSTMQHAVQILTQFGVAHEARVVSAHRMPDDLFAYAEQAGPRGLRAIIAGAGGAAHLPGMMAAKTTVPVLGVPVASRHLQGVDSLHSIVQMPKGVPVATFAIGDAGAANAALFAVSMLALHNADLAAKLQAFRTEQTAAARAMELPL
- a CDS encoding 5-(carboxyamino)imidazole ribonucleotide synthase, which translates into the protein MSATADVATMTPILPGSLGAKGRMATLGVMGGGQLGRMFVHAAQRLGYLTAVLDPDAQSPAGLVSHHHIRTGYNDPAGLAQLTNLCQAITTEFENVPAQALQTLAQARPVAPGAAVVGIAQNRIEEKAHFAACAAISGVSCAPYAAIETPAQLQAVQDERADLLPGILKTARMGYDGKGQVRVSTAAELAAAWAELGSVACVLEKMLPLRAECSVLVARGWDGQVVSFAPQRNVHVAGILAVTHAYEGALPDALAERAREASVAIAQHLGYVGVLCVEFFVVDDGSAHGGLVVNEMAPRPHNSGHYTLDACDVSQFDLQVRAMAGLPLPRPRQHSPAIMLNLLGDVWFDSNGERREPDWQAVLRLPGTHLNLYGKSEARLGRKMGHLTITGPDVASVQTVARRAAELLGLPGLNGI
- the recQ gene encoding DNA helicase RecQ, with amino-acid sequence MLFATEPLAPSLDSARRVLKQYYGYDSFRPMQQDIIKSILGGRDTVVLMPTGGGKSVCFQVPAMVQEGVCVVVSPLIALMKDQVEALKANGITAACINSSIGQAEQNSIGKACHAGALKLLYVSPEKLLSEGFLSFLKRIRVSMFAIDEAHCISSWGHDFRPEYTQLRVLREQFPDTPIIALTATADRLTQRDIQQQLRLNDPQVFLSSFDRPNLSLNVRPGQDRVNGIINYVKQRPTEPGIVYCLSRKQCETLAGKLKEKGFRAGFYHAGMTDRSRSEVQEQFLRDDLQIICATVAFGMGIDKSNVRWVIHYNLPKNIEGYYQEIGRAGRDGAPAEAVLFYSYADVAQLRDMITKDADPRLAQLNTTKLERMQQFAEAASCRRRILLAYFGEVLDKDCGNCDICRNPPVTFDGTELAQKALSAVARTREQAPLTLIADVLLGRRNQAVISRGYDQIKTFGAGANLSFLDWQSYLHQLLNDGLLYIAYEQGYALKLTDLGWQVLKGERKQQLKQFQLAEKAEKAPKGRAAKAAAAGPRLVSVTDDLFDRLRQLRKRIADQQGVPPYVVFSDTTLQEMAIERPRTRTAMLAISGVGMKKFETYGEQFIQLINEQAGAPSPDDLPDLGDEEVPAAKKRPAPGSTFLDSWKLHRQGLSVEQVAEQRGLSPSTVKSHLETLYEKGYQLRTEEFLTMDDFAQIKMAVQELGPELRLRDLFDHLRERYDYFQLRIALIYDKRMRGELPSQPAEA